The following proteins are co-located in the Paenibacillus sp. JNUCC32 genome:
- a CDS encoding extracellular solute-binding protein yields MRKLSMALLLIMCVIVSACGGGNNAGNANTGTSEGTPAPSESSSNEPAQNEKLIVYTNANSDGRGEWLVEKAKGAGFDIEIVGAGGADLTNRLIAEKNNPIADVVYGLNNMLYENLKKEDALAKFVPSWAGDVEQGLNDPEGYYHGLVKQAILLGYNPNEFTADTAPKDWTDLYKNDAYKGKYEAPTLLGQNTPRLVVAGILTRFQDPNGDLGVSEEGWNEIQQLYDNGVSAVEGEDFYANLASGKTPLGALVSGTLQQKEEQYNVKAGIVSPEIGVPMVVEHAAIVNGTKKQATAERFVEWLGSSEVQGEFAAEFNAMPANTKAVEQANESVKELFTSLKPQDFDWAFIAENMDLWAEKIELEIMQ; encoded by the coding sequence ATGAGAAAACTTTCAATGGCGCTACTTCTCATTATGTGTGTGATTGTTTCAGCTTGCGGAGGCGGCAACAATGCCGGCAATGCTAACACGGGCACTTCGGAGGGGACACCGGCTCCGTCGGAATCGTCATCAAATGAACCAGCCCAGAATGAAAAGCTGATCGTGTACACCAATGCGAACTCGGATGGCCGCGGCGAATGGCTGGTGGAGAAAGCGAAAGGTGCCGGCTTTGACATCGAAATTGTCGGAGCGGGGGGCGCCGATCTGACGAACCGGTTGATTGCCGAGAAGAACAACCCGATCGCGGACGTTGTATACGGCTTGAACAATATGCTCTATGAGAATTTGAAAAAAGAAGACGCTCTGGCTAAGTTTGTACCAAGCTGGGCCGGAGATGTTGAGCAGGGCTTGAACGATCCGGAAGGCTACTATCATGGCCTTGTGAAGCAAGCGATTCTGCTTGGTTATAACCCGAACGAATTCACGGCCGATACCGCGCCAAAGGACTGGACGGACCTTTATAAGAACGATGCGTATAAAGGTAAGTACGAAGCTCCTACGCTCCTAGGACAAAATACGCCTCGCCTTGTTGTAGCCGGCATTCTGACCCGTTTCCAGGATCCGAACGGCGATCTCGGCGTATCCGAGGAAGGCTGGAATGAAATTCAGCAATTGTATGACAACGGTGTCAGCGCAGTCGAGGGCGAAGACTTCTATGCCAATTTGGCCAGCGGTAAAACGCCGCTGGGAGCGCTCGTCTCCGGAACCCTGCAGCAGAAGGAAGAGCAATATAACGTGAAAGCAGGCATTGTCAGTCCGGAAATCGGCGTACCGATGGTCGTGGAGCATGCGGCGATCGTGAACGGAACGAAGAAGCAGGCAACGGCGGAGCGGTTCGTGGAATGGCTCGGATCCAGCGAAGTCCAAGGGGAATTTGCGGCTGAGTTCAATGCCATGCCGGCAAATACGAAGGCGGTTGAGCAAGCCAATGAGTCCGTCAAGGAGCTGTTTACTTCGTTAAAACCACAAGATTTCGATTGGGCCTTTATTGCCGAAAACATGGATCTGTGGGCGGAGAAAATCGAGTTGGAGATTATGCAATAA
- a CDS encoding ABC transporter ATP-binding protein, whose product MITFQNVDIKFGEFHAVKNLNLHIREGEFFTFLGPSGCGKTTTLRSLVGFIMPTSGQILLKDADITRLPIEKREIGMVFQSYALFPTMNVYENIAFGLRVKKFSKAEVDQKVKDIARKVDLKDDQLFKKVSELSGGQQQRVAIARALVLKPSILVLDEPLSNLDAKLRVQLRNELKQLQKKFGITTIYVTHDQEEALTLSDRIGVFNHGVLEQVGTPLEVYNQSQTEFVCNFIGDINRIDPRMVENSRLNDVVQPGNIAYIRNEKVSLLPLQGIDTVELKGKIADREFYGLYSKYVLEIAGGGRLKTIEIESRLVHHEVGDDVDIYLPVRDILQYPMKEGEA is encoded by the coding sequence ATGATTACATTCCAGAACGTTGACATTAAATTCGGAGAATTTCATGCGGTCAAAAACCTTAATTTGCATATTCGGGAAGGGGAATTCTTCACGTTCCTCGGTCCCTCGGGTTGTGGGAAGACGACGACCCTCCGCAGTCTGGTCGGGTTTATTATGCCTACGAGCGGACAGATCCTGCTGAAAGACGCCGACATTACCCGTTTGCCGATCGAAAAAAGAGAGATCGGAATGGTATTTCAAAGCTATGCGCTGTTTCCAACGATGAATGTGTATGAGAATATTGCTTTCGGCTTGCGAGTCAAGAAGTTTTCCAAGGCGGAAGTGGACCAGAAGGTAAAGGACATTGCCCGAAAGGTTGATTTGAAAGATGATCAGCTGTTCAAGAAGGTATCGGAACTATCCGGAGGCCAGCAGCAGCGCGTCGCGATTGCCAGGGCGCTGGTTTTGAAGCCGAGCATCTTGGTACTGGACGAACCTTTATCCAACTTGGACGCCAAGCTGCGGGTGCAGCTGCGCAATGAGCTGAAACAACTGCAGAAGAAATTCGGGATCACCACGATTTATGTCACGCACGACCAGGAAGAAGCGTTAACGCTGTCCGACCGGATTGGAGTATTCAATCATGGGGTCCTGGAGCAAGTGGGAACGCCCTTGGAAGTTTACAATCAATCGCAAACGGAGTTTGTGTGCAATTTCATAGGAGATATTAATCGGATCGATCCGCGGATGGTGGAGAACAGCCGGTTGAACGATGTTGTTCAGCCAGGGAATATCGCCTATATCCGCAATGAGAAGGTAAGCCTGCTGCCCCTGCAGGGAATCGATACGGTCGAACTGAAAGGCAAGATCGCGGACCGGGAATTTTACGGTTTATACAGCAAGTACGTATTGGAGATTGCCGGCGGCGGACGGCTAAAGACCATCGAAATCGAAAGCCGGCTCGTCCATCATGAGGTCGGAGACGATGTGGACATCTACCTCCCGGTCCGCGATATTTTGCAATACCCGATGAAGGAGGGGGAAGCATGA
- a CDS encoding ABC transporter permease → MNARNLSARLASVNPLSILLYGLIAWFVIAFLIYPNLNIYGEIFFKDGKFTLQAAEKLFSSERAMRSLYNSFILAFSLVITVNVVGITLVLISEYFHIKGAKFLRLGYFTTLIYSGVVLVSGYKFVYGEEGFMTKLLVQWFPSFNTTWFHGYWAVLFVMTFACTSNHFLFLSNAIRKIDFQTVEAARNMGASTWYILRRVVLPVLKPTIYALTILTFLTGLAATSAPLILGGKEFQTITPMILTFSKSMTSRDLAALLALILGVATLVLLTVMIRFERKGNFMSVSKVKSELVKQKIRSKSGNIAAHILAYGLFVLYIVPVVLIIIFSFTDAASISTATLNLNSFTLDNYIQVFSSMSAFKPYLVSILYAAAASVIVVALALAASRILHKYKNKWALALEYALLIPWILPSTLIAIGLIVTFNTSKLMIGNTVLVGTIWMLLIAYVIIHIPFTLRMVKASFFSLDSNLEDAARNLGAKPFYTFRKVLLPIILPSTLAVLALNFNGILADYDVTVFLYHPLYQPLGIVIKNSTDAQALADTKALTLVYSVILMIMSSVTLYFVYGRNSRS, encoded by the coding sequence ATGAATGCCCGGAACCTGAGCGCCCGGCTGGCTTCCGTAAATCCTCTTTCGATCCTTTTATACGGGTTGATTGCCTGGTTTGTCATTGCCTTTCTGATTTATCCGAACTTGAATATTTACGGCGAAATTTTCTTTAAGGACGGCAAATTTACGCTCCAAGCGGCAGAGAAGCTGTTTTCTTCCGAGCGCGCGATGAGAAGTTTATATAACAGCTTCATTCTCGCCTTTTCCCTTGTCATTACGGTAAATGTGGTGGGTATAACGCTGGTTTTGATTTCGGAATATTTCCATATCAAAGGCGCGAAATTTTTGCGGTTGGGTTATTTTACGACCTTGATTTACAGCGGAGTCGTGCTGGTGTCCGGCTATAAATTCGTTTATGGCGAAGAAGGATTTATGACCAAGCTCCTGGTTCAATGGTTCCCTTCTTTTAATACGACATGGTTTCATGGCTACTGGGCGGTTCTATTCGTCATGACGTTCGCCTGCACGTCCAACCACTTCCTGTTCCTGAGCAATGCGATTCGCAAAATCGACTTCCAAACGGTGGAAGCCGCGAGAAATATGGGGGCGTCTACTTGGTATATCCTAAGGCGGGTCGTACTTCCGGTCCTGAAGCCTACGATCTATGCGTTGACGATCCTGACTTTTCTTACCGGCCTGGCTGCGACGTCCGCGCCGCTTATTCTCGGGGGGAAGGAATTCCAGACGATTACGCCGATGATTCTGACGTTCTCGAAAAGCATGACGTCAAGAGATTTGGCTGCGCTGCTGGCGCTTATTCTCGGAGTAGCCACACTGGTGTTGTTGACCGTGATGATCCGGTTCGAACGTAAAGGCAACTTCATGTCGGTCTCCAAAGTCAAATCGGAGCTGGTCAAACAAAAAATCCGCAGCAAATCCGGTAACATAGCCGCTCATATTCTGGCTTACGGCCTGTTTGTCCTCTACATCGTTCCGGTTGTGCTGATCATCATCTTTTCGTTCACCGATGCGGCCAGTATCTCTACCGCCACGTTGAATTTGAACAGCTTCACGTTGGATAATTACATTCAAGTGTTTTCATCCATGTCGGCATTCAAGCCTTATCTTGTGAGTATTCTATACGCCGCGGCAGCCTCGGTCATTGTCGTCGCATTGGCGCTGGCCGCGTCAAGGATATTGCATAAATATAAGAATAAGTGGGCGCTTGCCCTGGAATACGCATTGCTGATTCCGTGGATTCTGCCGTCGACGCTGATTGCGATCGGACTGATCGTAACCTTTAACACGTCGAAGCTGATGATCGGGAATACGGTATTGGTTGGCACGATCTGGATGCTTCTAATTGCTTATGTCATCATCCATATTCCTTTCACCCTGCGAATGGTCAAGGCCTCCTTCTTCAGCTTGGACAGCAATCTGGAAGATGCTGCAAGGAATTTGGGTGCCAAGCCGTTCTATACGTTCAGAAAAGTATTGCTGCCGATCATTCTACCGTCGACGCTAGCTGTTCTTGCCTTGAATTTCAACGGGATTTTGGCCGATTATGACGTTACCGTGTTCCTCTATCATCCTTTGTACCAGCCGTTAGGAATCGTCATCAAGAACAGCACGGATGCGCAGGCCCTCGCGGATACCAAAGCGTTGACCTTGGTTTATTCGGTGATATTGATGATCATGTCCTCCGTTACGTTATATTTCGTTTACGGAAGAAACAGCAGATCCTGA
- a CDS encoding spore germination protein, with translation MMKEHSANHEQEEQITPCLNESISRIQDMFTDTPDLIVRKLTIKQTGEKAAIVYMEELTDKTCLNHDILAPLQLESGNPSDDFIINVGYVKPESLWTKLRLNLMLGNSVLFIEGRGTAYILDSKGLPTRAIEDPQQEPSLKGAHQGFIEIGSQNIAMIRRYIPDKELKLRRYIVGRRGQTAVSLIYLEDVAQPDIIKVFEERIQSIDVDAIINTGELAEFIEDQPLALLPQILTTERPDTAASHILQGRCVVVVDGSPSVLVAPATFMSFFQTVDDYSSRWSISSFLRILRIFAFFIAIFLPGFFISVISYHFEIIPMKLLLTLGESRGQVPFPPFVEAIIMEITLEMLREAGVRLPAPIGQTVGIVGGIVIGQAVVQAGLISNVMVIVVAFTAISSFIIPNQDMLAAVRLMRFMIMVLATWFGFIGLIVGMMTIMGRLITLNSLNTSYSTPIAPFKAADWKDTLLRVPLWLMNNRPLSTRAIQAKRQGRNRGWKEKQ, from the coding sequence ATGATGAAGGAACATTCTGCCAACCATGAGCAAGAGGAACAAATTACTCCGTGTCTAAACGAGTCAATAAGCAGAATCCAAGACATGTTCACGGATACTCCCGACCTGATCGTACGAAAACTAACCATTAAACAAACCGGAGAAAAAGCGGCAATCGTGTATATGGAGGAATTGACCGATAAGACATGCCTCAACCACGATATTCTTGCTCCGCTTCAGCTTGAGTCCGGGAATCCGTCCGATGACTTTATTATAAATGTAGGGTATGTAAAGCCTGAATCCTTATGGACTAAACTCAGGCTGAACCTTATGCTCGGTAACAGCGTGTTGTTCATTGAAGGTCGCGGCACCGCGTATATACTGGACAGCAAAGGACTGCCTACACGCGCGATCGAAGATCCGCAGCAGGAGCCTTCACTCAAAGGGGCACATCAAGGATTCATTGAAATCGGCTCACAAAATATTGCCATGATCCGTCGTTATATCCCGGACAAGGAGTTGAAGCTTAGGCGCTACATCGTTGGAAGAAGGGGACAAACGGCGGTTTCGTTAATTTATTTGGAAGATGTCGCTCAACCGGACATTATTAAGGTGTTTGAGGAACGCATTCAATCCATCGATGTCGATGCCATTATTAATACCGGCGAGCTGGCCGAATTCATTGAAGACCAGCCTCTTGCGCTGCTTCCGCAGATCCTTACGACCGAAAGGCCGGATACGGCCGCTTCGCATATTTTGCAAGGGCGCTGCGTCGTTGTTGTGGACGGTTCGCCCAGTGTTTTGGTGGCGCCTGCAACCTTTATGTCTTTTTTTCAGACGGTGGATGATTACAGCTCTCGTTGGTCCATATCGTCGTTCCTTCGAATTTTGCGAATCTTTGCATTTTTTATCGCTATTTTTTTACCTGGTTTTTTCATTTCGGTCATCTCTTATCACTTTGAAATCATCCCCATGAAACTGCTGCTAACACTTGGCGAATCACGGGGGCAAGTTCCGTTTCCTCCATTCGTGGAAGCGATCATAATGGAAATCACGCTTGAGATGTTGAGGGAAGCGGGGGTTCGGCTTCCTGCACCTATTGGGCAGACGGTGGGGATCGTTGGCGGTATCGTGATCGGACAGGCTGTGGTGCAAGCAGGACTGATCAGCAATGTCATGGTGATCGTTGTTGCTTTCACGGCTATCTCCTCTTTCATTATTCCTAATCAAGATATGTTGGCTGCCGTCCGTCTCATGCGATTCATGATCATGGTTCTTGCGACTTGGTTCGGCTTCATTGGCCTGATTGTGGGCATGATGACCATCATGGGGAGACTCATCACGCTGAACTCGCTTAATACCTCCTACAGTACGCCGATTGCTCCGTTTAAAGCTGCGGACTGGAAGGATACCCTTCTGCGGGTTCCGCTATGGCTGATGAACAACCGGCCACTAAGCACAAGAGCAATACAAGCAAAACGGCAAGGAAGGAATCGGGGCTGGAAGGAGAAACAATAA
- a CDS encoding GerAB/ArcD/ProY family transporter: MKTIRQVSMLQFTLMVSAFQISVAFLSLPRELARQAGTDGWIAIFFGWGMATLASAALVKVMKNNPDGTILDLMQRYMGVWASKIAAFIFMAYYLLLAYDGFMIASLVIKLWLLPSTYIYVLVLLLLIPTFQIAQHGFQAIGRYSEIVTLLSIWIPFVYLTTLRHAHWLYLLPVLKEGWLPVLSTVKIMFYPMLGIGLAFFIYPHLVKKEKALTAMVISNTLTCLVYLGITLVCYVYFSPDEIGEFNEPVISIMKSIELRFIERIEVPFIAFYLFIFSCIWIPSMHLVSMNSAWLLGKDKERGHLAVWCFAVAVSFFIYRPSFIDVARFNNFLNLTGFVMEFALPVCLLLYVAIINKVRGGRRS, encoded by the coding sequence ATGAAGACCATTCGTCAGGTATCCATGCTTCAATTCACATTGATGGTTTCGGCTTTTCAAATCAGTGTTGCCTTTTTGTCCCTTCCAAGAGAACTGGCCAGGCAAGCTGGAACGGATGGATGGATCGCGATTTTTTTTGGCTGGGGAATGGCAACATTGGCATCCGCAGCACTCGTTAAAGTGATGAAAAACAATCCCGACGGTACGATACTAGATTTGATGCAGCGTTACATGGGGGTGTGGGCATCTAAAATCGCTGCTTTCATATTTATGGCCTATTATTTGTTACTGGCTTATGACGGTTTTATGATTGCTTCACTTGTTATCAAACTTTGGTTATTGCCCAGCACGTATATCTATGTTCTAGTCCTGTTGCTGCTCATTCCTACGTTTCAAATTGCGCAGCATGGGTTCCAGGCAATCGGAAGATACAGTGAAATCGTAACGCTCCTCTCCATATGGATTCCGTTCGTTTATTTAACAACATTGCGCCATGCCCACTGGCTCTATTTGCTGCCTGTCTTAAAAGAGGGCTGGCTTCCGGTACTTTCAACCGTAAAAATCATGTTCTATCCGATGTTGGGTATCGGGCTCGCGTTCTTTATTTACCCCCATCTCGTTAAAAAAGAAAAAGCTTTGACGGCCATGGTGATATCGAACACGCTCACTTGTCTGGTTTACCTTGGCATCACCCTTGTCTGTTATGTGTATTTTAGTCCTGATGAAATCGGCGAATTCAATGAACCGGTCATCAGCATCATGAAGTCGATCGAACTTCGCTTTATTGAGCGGATAGAAGTTCCGTTTATTGCCTTTTATCTGTTTATATTTTCTTGCATATGGATCCCTTCCATGCATCTTGTTTCCATGAATTCGGCATGGCTATTGGGGAAAGACAAAGAAAGGGGCCACCTAGCCGTGTGGTGTTTCGCAGTGGCGGTTAGTTTTTTCATCTATAGGCCAAGTTTTATCGATGTCGCTCGATTTAATAACTTCCTAAACCTCACTGGTTTTGTGATGGAATTTGCTTTGCCTGTATGCCTTCTTCTATATGTGGCAATCATCAACAAGGTAAGAGGGGGGAGGCGATCATGA
- a CDS encoding Ger(x)C family spore germination protein has translation MRWVKTFSAAVMGCMLLLALIGCSNDKTNLEDATVPLALGLDVKDGRLRYYLSAPVFSKDIKKKSREGEGIAEGLRQARNQEDAQFPGAVAGRNFQVIVVGKKLLQYKDWFKVLDVTFRDPRNTTTNRIIAYDGPVADIINFQAMDQPTTSVFLRALIDSGSRRSTTVKTTAQEMHRQFHDRAITPAISEIMIENGKILLKGTTLLSQEGQYRDSLSYQETTLMQILKKEAKPGVSLTFPVEGMRERLPFNTDLVSFSIGDISVKIKTSHEDGRFQYNIKINSFISITEKFLEYELLENSEEMASNLSKEMKKSIEKLIDKFQKHKIDPAGFGLYARAYQYPVYKAAQDNWGEELARAQFHVEVDLRIGATGAVE, from the coding sequence ATGAGATGGGTTAAAACATTCTCTGCTGCGGTGATGGGCTGCATGCTGCTGCTTGCCCTGATAGGCTGCAGTAATGACAAAACCAATCTTGAAGATGCAACCGTACCTTTAGCCCTCGGTCTGGATGTCAAAGACGGAAGGCTTCGTTATTATTTGTCAGCGCCGGTATTTAGCAAAGATATTAAGAAGAAAAGCCGTGAAGGGGAAGGAATAGCAGAAGGTTTAAGACAGGCAAGAAATCAGGAAGACGCCCAGTTTCCAGGAGCGGTTGCCGGCCGTAATTTTCAGGTGATCGTTGTGGGGAAGAAGCTGCTTCAATATAAGGATTGGTTTAAAGTGCTCGATGTTACGTTCCGCGACCCTCGCAATACGACTACCAACCGCATCATAGCTTATGACGGTCCCGTTGCCGATATCATTAATTTTCAAGCAATGGATCAGCCAACAACCTCCGTGTTTTTAAGAGCGCTGATCGATTCGGGAAGCAGGAGGTCAACAACGGTAAAAACGACGGCTCAAGAGATGCATAGACAATTTCATGACCGTGCAATAACCCCTGCTATCTCGGAGATCATGATCGAGAATGGAAAGATTTTGCTCAAGGGCACGACGCTGCTATCTCAAGAAGGACAGTACCGGGATTCGCTTAGCTATCAAGAAACTACGCTTATGCAAATTTTAAAAAAAGAAGCTAAACCAGGAGTCAGCCTCACTTTTCCTGTTGAGGGAATGCGAGAACGATTGCCTTTTAACACCGATTTGGTGAGTTTTAGCATAGGGGACATTTCGGTGAAGATTAAAACTTCTCATGAAGATGGCAGGTTCCAATACAACATTAAGATAAACTCGTTTATCAGCATTACGGAAAAGTTTCTTGAATATGAGCTTCTGGAGAATTCCGAGGAAATGGCAAGCAATTTAAGCAAGGAAATGAAGAAAAGCATTGAGAAGCTCATTGATAAATTTCAGAAGCACAAAATAGATCCGGCAGGATTCGGCCTGTATGCAAGAGCATATCAGTATCCGGTGTACAAGGCCGCCCAGGATAACTGGGGCGAAGAGCTTGCCAGAGCTCAATTTCACGTAGAGGTTGACCTTCGGATCGGCGCGACGGGGGCTGTGGAATAA
- a CDS encoding substrate-binding domain-containing protein, whose translation MNKKDLALPKYQMVKDYVLSQIENREFTKDDRIPSESEFSKLLDVSSITVRKALSELVNEGVIYRVRGKGSFVASQADASEKTSTSNLVAFVISGVDLYDSSYMQIMRGIQSFLGQHGCKLIIEFVENDFEQERELILGLIQTELRGLLIYSSDPEAAKGYLGEIRKKSIPFVMLDRSPSGYPVNVVTCNNHDGAYEAVEYLIQQGHRRIGFAAYDYHLSPEVDRYNGYCNAMSNASIPIPDSLLFLDKELDYAALVSLIQNGELTALFCANDKRALEIIEQLTALDIRIPEQVSLMGFDDFESSKFAKVALSTVKQYFDVLGYESAKLLFEITEGSSYGNKKVMLPTSLVIRDTIKPFQG comes from the coding sequence TTGAACAAGAAGGACTTGGCTCTGCCAAAGTACCAGATGGTAAAAGACTATGTCTTATCCCAGATCGAGAATCGGGAATTTACGAAAGACGATCGGATTCCTAGCGAGTCGGAGTTCTCCAAGCTGCTGGATGTCAGCTCCATCACGGTACGTAAAGCGCTGTCCGAGCTGGTGAACGAGGGCGTGATCTACCGCGTCCGAGGTAAAGGAAGCTTTGTCGCCAGCCAAGCTGACGCCTCGGAGAAGACCTCCACCTCCAATCTGGTGGCCTTCGTCATCTCCGGCGTCGACCTGTACGACAGTTCGTATATGCAGATCATGAGAGGCATTCAGTCCTTTCTAGGCCAGCATGGCTGCAAGCTCATCATCGAATTCGTGGAGAACGACTTCGAACAGGAGCGCGAGCTCATTCTGGGACTCATTCAAACGGAGCTAAGAGGCTTACTCATCTATTCCTCCGATCCCGAAGCTGCAAAGGGCTATCTCGGAGAGATTCGAAAAAAATCGATTCCGTTCGTGATGTTGGATCGCTCCCCTTCCGGCTATCCGGTTAACGTTGTCACCTGTAACAATCATGACGGTGCTTATGAAGCAGTAGAATACTTGATCCAGCAAGGACATCGGCGAATCGGATTCGCCGCTTACGACTATCATCTAAGCCCGGAGGTCGACCGATATAACGGTTATTGCAACGCCATGTCGAATGCTTCCATTCCAATACCCGATTCGCTCTTGTTCCTGGATAAGGAACTGGACTATGCTGCACTTGTGAGCCTTATCCAAAACGGAGAGCTGACCGCGCTGTTCTGCGCGAACGACAAGCGGGCCCTGGAGATAATCGAACAGCTCACCGCACTTGACATACGTATACCCGAACAAGTATCCCTCATGGGCTTTGACGATTTCGAGAGCTCCAAGTTCGCCAAGGTGGCCTTGAGCACCGTGAAGCAATATTTCGACGTCCTCGGCTATGAAAGTGCCAAACTGCTGTTCGAAATTACCGAGGGCTCATCTTACGGCAATAAGAAAGTCATGTTGCCTACAAGCTTGGTCATACGCGACACGATCAAGCCGTTCCAAGGTTAG
- a CDS encoding MTP-1 family protein, which yields MNLLEQRQQFDANKRIYESTKLVFRGVEGFDVYNPSIPFAWNGKRYIYGRVEKRHEWARSWVRLFEQSGPDEWTAVPNTMIYQLEDPYISVIDEQLVLGGTHVRYKQGRLDTFYGYFYKGSDLHDLFYFTTGPDYMKDIRLVELRDGRIGVFSRPRGEGIRKEFGSESLVGFTIIDSLDDLSPEIIENAPYIRGLFSKDEWGGCNQAYLLESGKIGVIGHICYAQGDTSTYMNMAFVLDPRTNQFSDLKIIGTRPCYPDGPAKKAHLTDCAFTAGIEMRPDGKVNLYSGIGDTEAARIVIDYPFEKEGAIVTL from the coding sequence ATGAACTTACTGGAACAGCGTCAGCAATTCGATGCAAACAAACGCATTTATGAAAGCACCAAGCTTGTCTTCCGCGGAGTCGAAGGTTTCGATGTCTACAATCCTTCCATTCCGTTCGCATGGAACGGCAAGCGCTACATTTACGGACGCGTGGAGAAACGACATGAGTGGGCAAGGTCCTGGGTTCGCTTGTTCGAGCAGAGCGGTCCGGACGAGTGGACTGCCGTGCCGAATACGATGATTTATCAGCTTGAAGACCCTTACATTAGCGTGATCGACGAACAGCTTGTATTAGGCGGCACGCATGTCCGTTACAAGCAGGGACGGCTTGATACGTTCTACGGTTATTTCTACAAAGGCAGCGATCTTCACGATCTCTTCTACTTCACGACCGGTCCGGATTATATGAAGGACATTCGGCTCGTAGAGCTCCGGGACGGGAGAATCGGCGTCTTCTCCAGGCCGCGCGGCGAAGGGATCCGCAAGGAATTCGGCAGCGAGTCCTTGGTGGGATTCACCATCATCGACAGCCTTGACGATCTGTCACCGGAAATCATCGAGAACGCCCCTTATATCCGAGGATTATTCAGCAAGGATGAGTGGGGCGGCTGCAACCAGGCTTACTTGCTCGAAAGCGGGAAGATCGGCGTCATCGGCCATATCTGCTATGCACAGGGAGATACGTCGACTTACATGAACATGGCTTTCGTACTGGACCCGCGGACGAATCAATTTTCGGATTTGAAAATCATCGGCACCCGGCCTTGTTATCCGGATGGCCCCGCCAAGAAGGCACATCTGACCGACTGCGCGTTCACAGCCGGCATCGAAATGCGTCCCGACGGCAAGGTCAATCTTTACAGCGGCATCGGCGATACCGAAGCGGCTCGCATCGTCATCGACTACCCGTTCGAGAAGGAAGGTGCCATTGTAACCTTATAA
- a CDS encoding helix-turn-helix domain-containing protein, with protein MLKLYAADGIDSEIQAHYRLIASVRDTIGMHTHDFFELFLILKGSVVHVINGTRQLLQENTLVFIRDRDVHYYEQTTDSDCQFINLSFHREVLEDLMAFLGEGFPSERLLAPAMPPSTLLSKMEKEYVRYRLDQLSLIPQEKKLAVKAEVRAVMTDLFSRYIKADADPIELTGQPEWFKSLCREAKKKEHFTRGTAALVQLSGKSHAYVCRMFRKHLGMSPTQYINELRMSYAENLLMNTDMDIVDISLEIGLDNVSYFYDLFKRRHNVTPHRYRQFGTIRR; from the coding sequence ATGTTGAAGCTTTATGCGGCAGACGGCATTGATTCTGAAATTCAGGCGCACTATCGGCTGATCGCTTCGGTGCGCGACACGATCGGCATGCATACGCACGACTTCTTTGAATTGTTTCTTATCCTGAAAGGAAGCGTTGTACATGTCATTAACGGCACAAGGCAGCTGCTGCAGGAAAATACACTCGTATTCATACGGGACCGGGACGTTCATTATTATGAGCAAACGACGGACAGCGATTGCCAGTTCATCAATTTGTCTTTCCATCGCGAGGTCCTGGAAGACCTCATGGCTTTCTTGGGGGAAGGGTTTCCAAGCGAAAGACTGCTTGCACCGGCCATGCCGCCGTCGACCTTGCTGTCCAAAATGGAAAAGGAATATGTGCGGTACCGGCTGGACCAGCTCAGTCTGATCCCGCAGGAGAAGAAGCTGGCCGTCAAAGCGGAGGTAAGAGCCGTCATGACCGACCTGTTCTCTAGGTATATCAAGGCTGACGCGGATCCGATTGAACTTACCGGTCAACCGGAATGGTTTAAGTCCCTATGCAGAGAGGCAAAAAAGAAAGAGCACTTCACGCGGGGAACGGCTGCGCTTGTCCAGCTGTCGGGCAAATCGCATGCCTACGTATGCAGAATGTTCAGGAAGCACCTCGGAATGTCCCCGACCCAGTACATTAACGAATTGAGAATGTCCTACGCCGAGAATTTGCTGATGAACACGGATATGGATATCGTGGACATCAGCCTTGAAATCGGACTTGACAATGTCAGCTACTTCTATGACTTATTTAAGCGGAGGCATAATGTAACGCCCCATCGGTATCGTCAGTTCGGCACGATTCGAAGATAG